GATGGCTTTCCTTCGAATGGAATCTGAAAGTGGAAGCCTACTACAAGGATTTTCATAATCTGGTGGTTCCAAAAATAGTTACCGGCACCCGTTTCTACACCGAACGGATTCCGGGACAGGATCCAAACTCAAGTTCCGGTTGGACGAGACCGGTTAGGGTGCAGTCAGATTCACTCACCCAGATTCCTGTAAACGATTCCTATGGTGAATCTTACGGACTGGAAGTGATGCTTGCAAAGAAAAACCTTGACAGAAATTCCAAAATCAGCGGATGGATTTCATATTCATTTGCCGTGGCTGATCGATTCGAGAGAAATTTTACCGTGCCATTCAGATTTGACCAAAGACATACAATAAACATCGTGCTCGATTACCAGTTTGCCAAATCGTGGAATCTGGGTGTCAGATGGCAATATGGTTCAGGATTTCCTCTGACAACTCCCGAGGGAGTTGCTCCCAGGGTTATTTTTATGGATACCGACGGAGACCGTCAACTCGACTCCCCCATCCTCGCTGTCAGAAGAAGTGCCAACGGAAGTTTTTCGGAAGTCATCTACGATGTGGCATTCGAGGACAGAAACCGGTTCAACTCGAGAAAACCGGAATACCACAGGCTTGATGTAAGGGTAACCGCACTCGCCCGGTTCTGGGGTCTCGACTGGAGTTTCTATCTTGATGTTATAAATGTATACAACAAATCAAACATTATTGGCTATAATTATTATGTAACGGAGGATAAAAAACTGGGTGTCAGACCGACCTCCATGTTTCCAATTCTTCCCACTCTGGGTTTTAGCATAAAGTTTTAATTTCGTATTATTATAGTTTCATTTTTTAAATATTTATGCAACTCCCGCAATACAAATCTGTAACTAAACTGACTCTCGAAATCAAGGCAACCCTGGAGATGGGGTTCCGGAATGAGACAATTATTGGTGAAATATCCAACTTCAAAGCTCATTCCTCGGGACACTGGTATTTTACACTGAAAGATTCCGATGCTTCCATCTCCTGTTCGATGTGGAGCAGTAACAACAGGAAGCTTGGGTTTACTCCAAAAGATGGAATGCAGGTGATCTGTAGCGGGCCCGTGACGGTTTACGCACCCAGAGGCAGTTATCAGCTTGATGTTCAGACTATGAAAAATGTCGGGGTTGGTGATCTGCAGGTTGCGTTCGAATTTCTAAAGGAAAAGCTCGGCAAAGAGGGGCTTTTTGATGCCTCACGGAAGAACCCGGTTGGTTCATTTCCTTCCAAAATCGGAGTGGTCACCTCTTCTACCGGTGCCGCCTGGCAGGATATCATCGCTGTTGCCAACAGAAGATTCCCGATGGTCGAGCTGGTTCTCGCCTCAGCCAGGGTTCAGGGTGAAGGTGCCGCTCAAAGTATCGCCGAAGCCATTGATCAACTTAATAAATATGATGATATCGAAGTAATTATTGTCGGCAGAGGTGGAGGCAGTCTTGAAGATTTGTGGGCTTTCAATGAAGAGACAACAGCAAGAGCTATTGCCCGTTCGCGCATTCCTGTAATCTCGGCTGTCGGTCATGAAGTTGATTTCACCATTTCAGATTTTGTCGCCGATTTGAGAGCAGCCACTCCCACTGCAGCTATGGAACTCGTCACTCCTGATTTCAACGAGGTTTTATCGGCAGTAAAAAACCTCTCTCAAACGATTGAAAACAGAACACTTGCAAACTTTAAATCAAAACAGGAACGGGTTTACAGATTTGTTGAATCTCCGGTGATGTCGGCTCCTCTAAGCCTTATTAAATTCAACAGTCAGCGACTCGATTTTGCTCTGATGCAAATCGACAATAATATAAACAATCTCGTCAAGGATTTTAAAAACAGAGTAAATTCGGCATTGCTCCATTTGAAATCAAATGATCACAAACGAATTCTTAAAAAGGGATTCGTCTATGTTACACAGGATGGGAAATTTGTAAAACTTTCCACCGGGCTCGACAAAGAAAAATCTTTCGACTTGAACTTTTTTGACGGAAAAATTCTTATTAAAGGTAAAGATGAGTAACAATACCAGCGAAGTGTCGCAATTTAAAATTAAACTCGAGAGGATTGAGCAAATATCCTCGCTGTTGGAGGATCCTGATCTGGATCTTGAACAGGCGATTCTGCTTTACGAAGAAGGCATGAAACTTTCTCAGGAGTGTCTCTCTTCGCTCAAACAAGCTGAACTTAAAATCACGGAATTGAAAAATTCCTTTAAATCATATTAATGATCACCAATGTTTTAATCTATTTTTTGGAGAATAAGAATGGTTGATATGAACAACTACCCTGCTCTTTCAAAGGTAAATGTTCCTGCTGATTTCAGAGACTTTTCCATCCCTGAACTGCGGCAACTGTGTACCGATGTCAGACAATATATGGTAGATGTTATTTCTGTAGTCGGTGGTCATTTCGGTGGCGGACTCGGAGCAGTAGAACTTACCGTCGCGATGCACAAAGTTTTCAATACACCCGAAGATCAAATCGTTTGGGATACAGGTCATCAGGCATATCCGCATAAAATTCTGACCGGAAGAAAAGAACTGCTCCCCACTATCAGACAATTAAACGGGCTTTCCGGATTTCTGAAGAGAAATGAAAGCGAGTATGATGCATTCGGTGCAGGTCATGCTTCAACCTCTATTTCCGCTGCACTCGGTATTGCTGAAGCCAATAAATACATGAATACAAACCGGAAAGTTATTGCAGTCATCGGTGATGGTGCAATGACAGGTGGCATGGCTTACGAAGCAATGAACAATGCCGGTATGCTCCACTCGAATCTTATTGTCGTGCTAAACGATAACAATATGTCTATAGCGCAAAATGTATGGCAGTTTTCCAACTATTTTACTTCGATTATTACGAGTCCCGATTACAATAAATTTAAGGGTTATGTTTGGGATTTAACCGGTAAAATGGACAACTTTGGAGACAGATTGAGAAAAGTTGTCGGCAGGGTTGAAGGGGGTATCAAATCAATAGTGACCCCCGGCATGCTTTTCGAAGCTCTCGGGTTCAGATATTTCGGACCGGTAAACGGTCACAATGTCCATCAGCTCGTTAAAGTTTTTGAAGCTGCAAAGAATTTAACGGGACCCATCCTTATTCACGCTAACACGGAAAAAGGAAAGGGCTACGCCCCTGCTGAAAAACATGTACAACGGCTTCACGCTTCCACACCTTTTGACAAGGTTACCGGAGTCGCCTACAAAAAAGAGGGTGCTCCACCTGCCTATACAACAATTTTCGGTGAGGCTCTTGTTGAACTTGTAAAAGCAAACCCTAAAATTGTTGGAGTTACTGCTGCCATGCCCGACGGGACAGGCCTTAATATTCTGCAAAAAAATTGTCCGGAAAACTATTATGATGTAGGTATTGCTGAGGAACATGGTGTTACTTTTGCTGCCGGTTTGGCAACTCAGGGTGTCATTCCCGTTGTTGCCATTTACTCGACCTTTATCCAAAGGGCAATTGATCAAATAATTCATGACATAGCATTGCAAAAACTGCATGTCGTATTTGTGCTCGACAGAGCGGGACTTGTAGGTGCAGATGGTCCGACTCATCACGGAACACTCGATCTTACATTCCTGAGAATGATTCCACATCTTGTATTAATGGCTCCGAAAGATGAAAATGAATTAAGGAACATGCTTTACACCGCCACAAAACTGAAGGGCGGTCCCGTTGCAATAAGATACCCAAGAGGAAACGCGCTTGGTGTACCCCTCAGTGATGAATTTGTTGAGTATGAGGTCGGCAAAGCTGAGGTTTTGGAAGAAGGAAATGATGTAGCCATTCTCGCTGTTGGGTCAATGGTAGATTATGCAGTCAAAACGCTCCCCAAGCTCGAAGCTGCCGGCATTTCTGCAAAACTTGTTAACATGCGATTCATCAAACCGCTCGACGAGAAACTTCTCGATGAGATTTCGACAACTCATAAAAAAATCGTCACTCTCGAAGAGAACACCATTGTAGGTGGTTTCGGTTCTGCTGTTGCGGAATACTTTGTTGACAAAGGGTATAAAAATGATATACTGCGCATCGGACTCCCGGATAAATTTGTTGACCACGGTACTCAGGCTGAACTTCACAGAATCCTCGAAATCGACCCCGAAGGTATCCTGAAAAGAATCACTGATTTTGTTGAAATAGATAACCATATAAACAAGGTTTTAGTCTGATGTCAAAAATAAAATTCGGCATAATCGGGCTGGGCGGTATTTCCCAACTGATACACCTCCCCGACCTCTTCCGAAACAAAGAGGTCGAGATCACAGCCATTGCTGATATTAATAAAAACGCACTGCTTGAGGTTGCCTCAAAATTCAAGGTGAACCATGCGTTTACTGATTATCATAAAATGCTGGAGCAGGTAGAGATTGATGCAGTTATAATTGCCACTCCTACAAAATCACACATGCAGATAGCTCTGGATTGTCTCAATGCAGGTAAACACATACTTGTTGAAAAACCCCTTGCCAGAACCATTGAAGAAGCACAAAAAATTGCTGACACCGCCAAAGAAAAGGGGCTCATAGCAATGGTGGGGATGAACATGAGATACAGACCGGACATCATGCTCCTGAAGGGTATCATCAACTCAGGAGAACTTGGCGATCCATTCTTTGTTAAGTGTTCCTGGTTCAAGTCCCAGTCAAGTTCTGCAAAATGGTTTACCAAAAAAGATGAATCCGGAGGAGGTGTAATTTTTGACCTTGGCATTGTTTTGCTTGATGTAGCACTGTGGTTTCTTAATTTTCCCGAGATACTTTCGGTCTCTACCCATAATTTTTTCATTAACACTAAAAATGTTGAGGATTCCTCCGTAAGTATGATTAGAGCCAAGTCAAACTCGATGATTTACCTCGAATCATCCTGGGCGATCGCTTCTCAAAAGAATACTTTCGATTTGGAAATCTACTGTACTAAAGGGAATGCTCTGATTAATCCTCTCAGGATTATCAAAAATATTGACGGGCAGGATGTCGAGTTGAAACCAATGCTGAATGACAACAGGAAAGCCCATCTGGAAAAATCATATCAGAATGAACTGAATCATTTCATTGGTGCAATAAAAGGACTTAACCCTGTACTCTCCTCTGCAGAAGATTCGGTCGCACGATTAAAAATTATCCAAAACATGTATTTGTCAGCTTCCACCAGAAAAGAGGTCTTGGTTTAACAATGGCAACTAAAATACTCATCATTGAGGACGAAAAAGATATTATTGAGTTCATCAAATACAATTTGGAAGAAGATGGATTCGAAGTAATTTCTGCAACCGATGGTGAAGAAGGACTGAAGATGATGAGTC
This region of Bacteroidota bacterium genomic DNA includes:
- the xseA gene encoding exodeoxyribonuclease VII large subunit — encoded protein: MQLPQYKSVTKLTLEIKATLEMGFRNETIIGEISNFKAHSSGHWYFTLKDSDASISCSMWSSNNRKLGFTPKDGMQVICSGPVTVYAPRGSYQLDVQTMKNVGVGDLQVAFEFLKEKLGKEGLFDASRKNPVGSFPSKIGVVTSSTGAAWQDIIAVANRRFPMVELVLASARVQGEGAAQSIAEAIDQLNKYDDIEVIIVGRGGGSLEDLWAFNEETTARAIARSRIPVISAVGHEVDFTISDFVADLRAATPTAAMELVTPDFNEVLSAVKNLSQTIENRTLANFKSKQERVYRFVESPVMSAPLSLIKFNSQRLDFALMQIDNNINNLVKDFKNRVNSALLHLKSNDHKRILKKGFVYVTQDGKFVKLSTGLDKEKSFDLNFFDGKILIKGKDE
- the xseB gene encoding exodeoxyribonuclease VII small subunit; translated protein: MSNNTSEVSQFKIKLERIEQISSLLEDPDLDLEQAILLYEEGMKLSQECLSSLKQAELKITELKNSFKSY
- the dxs gene encoding 1-deoxy-D-xylulose-5-phosphate synthase, which codes for MVDMNNYPALSKVNVPADFRDFSIPELRQLCTDVRQYMVDVISVVGGHFGGGLGAVELTVAMHKVFNTPEDQIVWDTGHQAYPHKILTGRKELLPTIRQLNGLSGFLKRNESEYDAFGAGHASTSISAALGIAEANKYMNTNRKVIAVIGDGAMTGGMAYEAMNNAGMLHSNLIVVLNDNNMSIAQNVWQFSNYFTSIITSPDYNKFKGYVWDLTGKMDNFGDRLRKVVGRVEGGIKSIVTPGMLFEALGFRYFGPVNGHNVHQLVKVFEAAKNLTGPILIHANTEKGKGYAPAEKHVQRLHASTPFDKVTGVAYKKEGAPPAYTTIFGEALVELVKANPKIVGVTAAMPDGTGLNILQKNCPENYYDVGIAEEHGVTFAAGLATQGVIPVVAIYSTFIQRAIDQIIHDIALQKLHVVFVLDRAGLVGADGPTHHGTLDLTFLRMIPHLVLMAPKDENELRNMLYTATKLKGGPVAIRYPRGNALGVPLSDEFVEYEVGKAEVLEEGNDVAILAVGSMVDYAVKTLPKLEAAGISAKLVNMRFIKPLDEKLLDEISTTHKKIVTLEENTIVGGFGSAVAEYFVDKGYKNDILRIGLPDKFVDHGTQAELHRILEIDPEGILKRITDFVEIDNHINKVLV
- a CDS encoding Gfo/Idh/MocA family oxidoreductase; the protein is MSKIKFGIIGLGGISQLIHLPDLFRNKEVEITAIADINKNALLEVASKFKVNHAFTDYHKMLEQVEIDAVIIATPTKSHMQIALDCLNAGKHILVEKPLARTIEEAQKIADTAKEKGLIAMVGMNMRYRPDIMLLKGIINSGELGDPFFVKCSWFKSQSSSAKWFTKKDESGGGVIFDLGIVLLDVALWFLNFPEILSVSTHNFFINTKNVEDSSVSMIRAKSNSMIYLESSWAIASQKNTFDLEIYCTKGNALINPLRIIKNIDGQDVELKPMLNDNRKAHLEKSYQNELNHFIGAIKGLNPVLSSAEDSVARLKIIQNMYLSASTRKEVLV